The Priestia filamentosa genome includes the window CGCAATATTGCATAATCATCGCTCCTGACTGAAGTCCCGGCTCAGGGCTTAAAAATGGCGGTAAATCATTCAGTTGCGGGTTTACAAGTCGCTCAATTCGACGCTCAGAAATGTTGGCCAATTCAGCAATCGCAATACCGAGAAAGTCCATCGCCAAGGCAATTGGCTGACCGTGGAAGTTCCCACCAGAAATCACCTTTTTTCCTCCATCAAAAATCAACGGATTATCTGTTGCCGCATTCATTTCAATTTCTAGTTTTTCTTTTACATAGTTCAGCGTTTGCCACGTTGCTCCGTGAACTTGGGGAATACAACGAAGCGAATAGGCATCTTGCACGCGTATTTCCCCTTGCTTTGTTGTTAATTTGCTGCCTTCCAAAAGTCCCCGCATCCGTTTGGCAACTGTAATTTGTTCTGGATAACCACGTACAATATGAACATCCTCATCAAACGCATCAATAATACCTTTTAAACCTTCAATTGTCATCGCCGCAATCGCTTCCGATTGATAAGCGAGCTTTTCTGCTTCCAAATACGTCAACACACCCATTGCCGTCATCGCTTGCGTTCCATTGATTAATGCCAATCCCTCTTTTGCAGTAAGAGTAATCGGGAAAATACCTTCTGTCGTCATTGCTTCAAGGGCATTCGTCCGATTACCTTTATAAAATACTTCTCCTTCACCAAGAAGAGGGAGAACAAGATGGGATAATGGTGCTAAATCACCGCTTGCCCCAAGAGAACCTTGTTGTGGAATAACCGGATGAATACCTGTATTCACAAACTTAAGCAACTGTTCTATTACAACTTTTCTTACTCCCGAAAACCCTTTTAACAAGGCATTTGCTCTTAGTACTAACATTGCTCTTGAAACAAGTTCTGGAAATGGATCTCCAACCCCGCAGGCGTGGGAGTGAATCAAATTCAATTGTAATGCTTCGACATCTTTTGGATTAATCAATACATCACTGAACTTTCCAAACCCAGTTGTTATCCCATAAACCACCCGGTTTTCTTTAACGATTTGTTCCACCGCTTTACGGCTTTCTTCAACGCGCTTCCAACTATCGTCCGAAGCAGTCACTTTTTCATAGTTAAAAAGAATATTGCTCATTTCTTTTAATGTAAGAGAATTTCCTGTCAATACTATCATGACGCCACCTTCTTTCTTTATACTTTACTCTACTGAAGCAAAAAGAAAATAGGGAACCATACTAAAGAAATCATGTGATTTCTCCAGTACAGCCCCCTATTCACTAAATGCTCTGGGCTAAAAACTAATAAGCTATTTAAATGTGATTAATCCCAAGACCTAACGTCTCGTGTTCTAATCCTTTAATTGGTGCCCCAATCGTTCCATAGATTGCGACAGCCAACCACTCTCCCTCCGTTTCATCCTCATAAGGATTACCACGTACAACGGCAAAGCGTAATCCAACGGTCCGCATAACCGAACCTAATTGCATTTGTCCCCGAGTAATACCGTAAAGCGCTTCCATAATTGCGTGATATAGAGAATGGGTTTCTCGGTAAACATTATCTTTAATAATTCCTTGCTGCTTGGCAGCAGTTTCTATAGCTGCGACAACTTTTTGCGATTCCATTGAACCTACTTTCCCACTACAACTTTTCCAGTTCAGTTGATTCGTAATCTGTTCCTGTTCGCTCCGATCGTCCGTCAGTACAAGCAAAGTAGCATGACGTCCAATACGATGTTCTTTTTTTAATGCCATAAGCTACAACTCACTATTCCTATTTATCTACTTTACTAATGACTAATCTCTATTTGCATCATAGAGCAAATTCTTAGGGGTGTCAATAAATAATTTTTTGAATTATCCCTTTGTTCCGTTAATCAATAACGAAGAACACTTATTACAAAATGAGGTGCCCTCAGTAAAAAGTTGTCCTATAAAATAAAAAAGAGAAGCACTTTACGAAAACACTATTTCCTAAATTCCACCGCGCTCACCTTCCAGTATTAGGGAATTATATAATGTTCAGATGTTATGAGAAATTCCTTTTAACATATGCTTTAATTTCAAAATTGCTACGCTCTTTTTTCATTGGTACAGTTGCGACAATGGTATGCAGTACATTTTTGCAAAATTCAGCAATACATGATTATCCATTCTTATTTTACATAATACTGAAAACCAATAGATAAAAAATAGAATTTAAACTCTTCTCTAGTTGATCTGTTTCTCAAATCCAAATTCATCTATCTGGAAAAAATTCAGACCATTAGTGAGCCGCGAAAACCTCTTGCAGCATAATAGGATTCTGCTCCATTGTGATAGACGAAGACGTGACCATAGCGACGATCGCAGAAAAGTGCACCGCCAAGTTCTCTAATATCAGTGGGTGTTTGCACCCAACTCGACGTTTTCTTATCGAAGTTTTCAAGTTCCTGCAACGCTCGGTATTGCTCTTCAGTCAAAAGTTCTATGCCCATAGAAGCTGCCATATCAATCGCGTTATTTTCAGGCTTATGTTTTTTCCTTGACTCTAGCGCTTCCCGGTCGTAACAAACACTTCTACGGCCTTTAGGACTTTCCACTGAACAGTCAAAAAAAATGTATTCGTCCTTCTTTTTATCATAACCAACAACATCTGGTTCTCCGCCAGTTCTTTCCATTTCATTAAGTGACCAAATTTTTTCAGTATTCTCATCCAGCTTTGCTTGGATTTTAGCCCATTCAATACCTTTATGGCGGTTCATGTTTTTCTCAAAACGGTCTTTCAATACTGTGAGTAATTCTGCAGTTTGTTCTTGTGACAATCCCTTTTTATCAATGATTTCATTCCTCTTTGTCATGTTAGTTCCCCCTCATTATTTTTATTCCTAATGGATTAAATACAATTTTCTTTTAATAATATACAAGACCAAGATCTAATTTCCTCTATTTGGCGACATAATAAGGACTATAATGATCAATAATTTCGTGTGTCTCAGGATTAATGTTGCTCTGAATCTTAAAAATGGATGTGCCAGAAAATAATCAAAAAGCTATGTAAGGGCGCCATTAGATCATCGAACACCATATCAGGATACATCTAGAATCCTGTTTGGGATTCTAATAATCACTCTCATAACCTATTAATAAGAATTTAAAATAGTGGTAAGCAAAGAAGCCCCTAGTGCTTGAAGCACTAGGAAGATAACCTTTAGATATGAATATATCATCGGTATGTTTGAGTGTGTAACGTATACTTATTGATTTTCTCCCTGTTTGGTTTATAGCCAATTCCTGGTGAAGTTGGGACCAAAATTATTCCATTTTCAACAGTGACTTCAGGCTCAATGATGTCTTCGGCCCAATAGAGCGATGATGCAGCAGTATCACCAGGCAAAACAAAATTTGGCAGTGAAGTAATCGCAATATTGTGCGCCCTACCAATACCAGTCTCTAGCATTCCTCCACACCAAAGTGGAATCCCATGTTCTTGGCACAAATCATGGATTTTCTTGGATTGCGTTAGACCTCCGACACGACCAATTTTAATATTAATGATCTTACAGCTCCCTAATTTAATAGCTTTCCTGGCATCCTCTAGTGAATGAATACTTTCATCCAAACAAATAGGGGTTTTTAACATCGCCTGCAGATCCGCATGATCAATGATATCATTATAGGACAGTGGCTGCTCAATCATCATTAAATCATAGTCATCCAAAGCAGCTAACCTTTTCACGTCCCTAATTGTATATGCTGAATTTGCATCTGCCATTAGAGGAATATTAGGATACACTTTACGCACACTATCAATTAGTTCAACATCCCAGCCTGGTTTAATCTTTAATTTGAATCGTTTATATCCTTCCTCAAGACGTGATTCAATTATATCAAGTGTCTGTTCAATTGAGTTCTGGATTCCGATACTCACGCCCACTTCTATTTCAATTTTATTTCCCCCTAAAGCCTTTGAAAGAGAAACATGTTGCTTTCTCGCGTACAAATCCCAAACGGCCCCTTCTAAAGCTGCTTTAGCCATATAGTTACCTCGAATATGATTAAAATACTTCTCCGAGAGTTCATCAGGGTGCCTTATTTCATTTTTCAATAAAATAGGAATTAAATAGTCTTCAAGAATATGCCAGTTTGTTTTTAAGGTTTCCTCACTATACAGGGGATCTAGCATAGCAACCGATTCTGCCCATCCAGAAATACCATCTTCACTTATAACCTCAATAAGAATAAGTTCTCTATCATATTCTGTTCCAAAGCTGGTTGTAAAAGCATGCAACAAGTCTAGCTTCAAATGTCGCAAAATTACTTCTTTTATTCTCATTTATCCCATTCCCCTCTTCTCCTATAGCTATCTATTACTTCTTGGAAAACACATAAAATTGAACAGACATTTCTTCCTCAGAATTTCTAATAAAATCCGTCACCTGCCAGCCTTGCTTCATTAGCTTGCTAAAAATTTCCCTTGTTACTAATCGCCATTTTCTTGCCGCTTCCATATTGCCCTCTTTTAAAGCTTTAAAGTCCTTGGGAATGGCTATAAAGGCTTTGGTATATTCCTGTTCAGGTAAAGGAAGGCTGAAAGAAGGAATAGGTAATCCTTTTTCATCAACTTTCCACTGAATTAGTGATTTCTCTTGTACAAACTCTATATCGGTTTCTTTCCATTGATGGCTCTTTTCTTTCCTTTGAAGAACAGGCCACTCAACGAGAAAACGATCTGAAGGAATCCCATTATTTAAAAGGTCATCCATCTCTCCGTAACAATTTTCCATATAAGTGGTACAGGTGCCTCCAAGCTTGGTGATATTTAAATAAGCATTAATACTTTCTAATGGATCATATGTCCAAGTAATATGGGAATAGCCGAGCTTGATTGCTTCTTTACGCTGCGCTTGCTTTAGCTTTTCGCCAATTCCATTGTTGCGAAACGTTTTATCAATGCCTAGCATATGAGAACAAAGGTACACGGATTGCCCATTGAATCCTGGAAAACTATATTGAAATCCAACCAGCTTTCCATTACAGTATGCGCCTAACATTATTCCTCCATTTTTTACGACTGTTACTGTCTGATGCGTAGGAGTAGAGTCATGCTCTCCCCAAATATTTGATTCCAACTTTTTTACATCTTCGAGCTCTTGAATTGTATGAAGAGAGCGAATTTCAATTTCTTGTGTATTCATCATGATCAACCTCCATAAAATATTTATTTCTGATTGAAATTAGCTTCCTGCAGATGTGTGGGTACTAAAAAGATCCTGTGACTGGAATAAAAGCGGCCATTTCACCTCAACTTGTCATTAAAAAATACAGTATAATTCCAGCAATGAGATAAGCAATTGCTGCACCACCAGGTCCAGCTGTATTAATAATGGAGCCACTAGCTAAAAATAAGCCTGTTCCAATGGTTCCCCCGATTGCAATCATAGATAGGTGTCTTGTTTTTAGCTTTCTCTTCAAATGTGTTTCATTCGAACCCGTTTGTATGTTGCTTTTATTATTAGACAAGGGAGTTTGCATATAACACCTCTTTTTTTACCTTTTATAAGTGTTATTCTTCCGAAGCTAATAGTATTGTTCGGGTCAATATTTTTGTACCATAATGAAGGGCTTCTAAGTTAAACTCCATCTGTGGATGATGAAGTCCAGGTTCTAGCCCACACCCTAGTCCAATCATGGTCGCTGAAACTCCTTGATTCTTAGCGGTATAAAAATGGAAATCCTCACCTCCATGGGAAATGCAGACTGGAATGATGTTTTCCTTGCCGAGAACACGGGCTATAGCACTTTCGGTTATTTTGATAGCGTTCTTATTAGTGACTGCCGCAGGAACAAATTCTTTCATACAACTAGATATAGCTACACCTGTTTGTTGCTTTGTTTGCTCAAAAATCTCATTTACATAATCATTGAGTTTATTCATAACCTCATTTGTTTGTGCTCGTACATCAATAGAGAACGACGCCGTTTCTGGAATAATGTTTGATGCTTTATTTTCTGTTTGAAGTTGGGTCATTTTAATAGAGTAGGGAGTTTCATTTGATAAATATAAATAAATCTGCTGCAACTTTTGAACAAGTAAAGCTGCTGCCTCAATCACATTGATCCCCTCTTCTGGACGGGAGGCATGAGCCTGCATCCCTTTAATCGTTCCTCTTATCGTTCCAGCAGCCCCGTGGACAATGACTGGGGAAGCTTTTCCGTAAGGTACTTCTTTATGGGGGCGTAAGTGCAGCCCAAATAAGTATGTAACGTCTTCTAAAGCGCCGTCTTCTATCATTTTAAGAGCACCTTCACCCTTTTCCTCCGCAGGCTGGAATATGAAACGGAGAGTATGCTTAGGTTGACTACCACTTCGAGAGATGGCTAAGGCTGTATATAAAACCATTGTGCTGTGAGCATCATGTCCACATGAATGATTAGGTTTCAACTCCCCATCTACTTCTTGAAGAAGTGCATCCATATCAGCCCTTAAGGCAACAACGCTATTCAGCCGCCCAGGTATTTCAGCAACAATTCCATAATGCTCTTGAAATGTTCTCACTTTTAATCCAGCCTCTTTCAAAGACTTCAATAGGTAATCTGATGTTTTTTTCTCTTGCCAGCTAGGCTCTGCCAAAGAATGAAGTTCACGGTACGTCTTTATTATGAAATCTCTATGATTATCAATATATTTAATTGGATTTATCATAAATACTCCTTTCTATTCGACAAATACTTCATAATTCGAATACAGTTTTTCTAATTTTTGTTGATGTATCTGGATTCGTTTTTTGTCTTTCTCATAAATACCAGCAATCACTAAGTCTAGTAAACTAATTACGGATGCAATGGAGTTCATGCCAGTTTCAACATTTTCTTCTGTTGTTAAAGTAATAGTAGAAATACGCCCAACAGGGGAAAGAAGACGATCTGTAACGGAAATTAGGCTAATTCCCTGTTCCCTCGTGCACTCTGCAATTTTTAACGTTTCCTTTGCATATCTTGGGAAAGAGAAAACAACAACAACAGATTTATCCGTAAGATTGGAAAACTTTTCGAAAAATTCCCCTGTTAGCGAGCATAAACTTACATTCCCTCTTATAGAACCTAGAGCATGGGAAAACCAATGGGCAGCCACATGAGAAATTCCATGACCCGTAATTAAAATTTGATCAGCCTCTATTAAAGTGTCGACTGTTCTCCAGATATTCTTGACACTCATTGGATCTAAAAGATGCCCTAAAATATGAATTTCTTTTTCAATTACTTTCGTAAATGTATCCTTCTCTTCCTTAGAGCGATTGATTACTTCTCTAGGGGGTATACTCATTTTATTTTGTTGAATCTGTTGTTTTTGAATTCTGGACTGTAGTTCACTAAAACCTTCAAACCCTAACGCATAAGAAAAACGAATTACTGTAGTCTCGCTAACTTCCGCCTCCCTTCCAATCTGATAAGCGGTTTGATAAGTGGCTTTATCAAGATTTCCAATCAAATAGGTAGCTACCTTCTTTTGTCCTGCAGATAATTGTGTAAACTTTTCTTTCACTAAATTCTCGAATAAAACCTGTTCCACTTACACTGATCCTTTCATTAATGAAGTTTATGCTTCATTTTTTATAAAAGATGCATCAAATGCACCAATTGGATATAATTTACCACAATTAAATTGAATTGTGAATGAAAATTATGATTATTATGATCTAAAATAAAAATAATTACATTAGACTTTAAATCAGACAGGGGTTTCTACTTCTTATATATTGCTACTAAGGGTTAGGAATTAAATGATTAACCTACCTCATATTAATTAGAATATAAATCAGAACCCTTAGCATAACTAAGGGTTCTAATCTGTTACTACATTTTATAGTATTCTTTCATCTACTTTTAGCCTTTAACCTATTTATGTTATACAGTGTTAAACTATAATTTGTTAACCATTCCGTAAAGAAATTAGAATTAGAAAACTTAACAAAAAATGTTCCCTCACCATTATCTTTAACATTTAATGATCATCCGTTCTGATCACAAATAATGAAGATCAATTGTAAATAAACAAGCCTAAAAAGTACGTGCCCAATCTCGTTTTAGAATGGAATCCTCTTTTTCGTCTATTTTTCATTCAACCGATGCTCCTCTTCTTTCGAGTAAACTCAAAAGACTTTCCCTTCTCAAAAACAAAATAAAAGGACGTCTTGAAGACGTCCTTCTAGGGATAGAGGGAGCTAATGTCCCATTTGCAGCAAAGTAAGTAACATTTAATGAATATCATTTGTAAATAAAGGGGAATTTCAAGAAGTACTGATAGATATACTTTTATAACACTCTTTAGTTACATTAGAGAGAATTTCTATCCCTCTCATGATATCATCATCTGTGGCTGTAAGGCTTATTCTAATACACTCTCTAGCATGTGTAGAAACATCATAACTATCGTGAAAAAAAGAACTACCTGGTACAACAATTAAGTTCTGTTCCTTTAATTTATTATAGAATTCCCTATCCTCCAATGGAAGATTTTCTAACCATAGCCAACTGAATAGTGAGCCCTCTGCACAATGTAGAAACCAAGGTATATTATCAGGCATAAATATAGTTAAAGCTTTTTTCAGAGTTAAATACTTTTGTTTATAGTGTTCCCGTATATACTTAACAGAAATAACAGGGAGTTGACCATTTTGAAGTGACTCAGCAACCATTTTTTGTCCTAATCTGGATGAATGAATTGATATATTTGATTGAAATGCTTCCATCACCTTTATATATTGTGGTTTTCCTATAGCAATCCCAACTCTTTCCCCTGGTAAACCTGCTTTTGAAACACTCATACAATGGACAATATTGTCTGTTAATATTGGGTTCATATCAACAAAATTAATTGCTGGGAAAGGTGGAGCATATGCAGAATCAACCAATAACGGAATATTTAATTCACTGCATACATTTGAAATAAATAAAATATCTTTCTCTGATAGAACATTTCCGCATGGATTGTTAGGGCGCGATAATACCATAGCTCCAATGTCTCTATTATTCATGGCCCTTTCTAAGAAACTTTTTTTATCTAACTCATAACGAAATGTATGATTATCTATTTTTGAGATAAGAGGAGGAATCCCCCCAATAATATTTTTTTCTAATGCAACGCCACTATAGCCAGCATAGTCGGGTAACATAGGTATTAGAGCACGTTTTAAATCACTTTTGTCATTGGTACCGCAAAATGAGTTTAGAGCTAGGAAGAATAAATTTTGGCTACCTGATGTTATAAGAATATTTTCACGTTCCAATTTAACGTCATAGTTATTATAAAAATATTCCCTAATACAATCTATCAGTTCATAAGTTCCATAACTAGAACCATATTTACTCACCATATTTTCTAATTCGCCGTTATTGAGAATATTTCTTAAAGAATCCTCCCACATCTTATAAACTTCAGGTAAAAGTGTTGGATTTCCAGCACTTAAATTAATATACTTACTAGGATTTGAGTTAAGAACTTCTTGAATATCATGCATAATTGCCCTAACCCCTACTTTATTCATCATCTTCTGTCCAATTTTACTAAGTTCTAAATCTGACAAGATTATACCAACTTTCTATATAGTCCCTGCACTAAATTTTAAATAAGGCACATTAACATTTTGATTTTCTTGATAAATAAAGTAATTTTCAGGAATAGTGAATTTATCATTATTATTGCTAGGAAGTAGATGTTTTCTAACGTATTGTTCAGCTTGATCCTTGTACTCTATATCATTGTGAATAATTTCGAGTTCTTCAATTTCTGAAACTAATATTTTTAACTCTTCAATACATTTTGGTAAATCTAAATGGGTATGTCCACGATCTCTATAAATCGATTGGCCGTTTTCTATTAGCCAACTGAATAGGAAAAAGCCTGTTCCCGAATCAAAATTTCTAGAAGCATTATGTTGACTTGGATACCTTAAGAGACGTTCAAATAAGACAAACTCAGTAATCTCCTCCCAATAAGGATATTTACGTTCATTAAGAGTAATGATTGTTTGGCAGTCCACTTTAATCTCCTCAAGAATTCCAGCAAAAAAGTTCATTTTAGCTTGGATGTTTTGATCAAATGGTTTATTTCCACAATGATGGTAGTAATCATGTAGATAACCCCATATAACTCTTGCCTCATAAGTTATCTCTCTATCCATATCTTTAGATTTAAATTTGAACTTTGGAAATATACTATTTGCTCTCTTTAATGTATCGTCATTATAAATGTCGTGGAATTTATTAAAGAAAAATATAGCAAAATTCTGGCTAGTTACTTTTTCTTTAGTTTTTACGTTTTCAGGAAAGAAAACGATACATTTTTCTTCCATAAATCCCTGTGTACCTGCTAAAATTTTTAGAGATTCACACCCGTTTTTAGGATGAGGTAGTTCCTTTTCAATAGATTCCATTATTTCTGGTTCATCACGAAGAGCTAGAAATGCCTCAAAATAAAAACCTCTCTTATTCGGCCCATTTGGTGTAACAATAGGGCCTAAAAAAAATGTAACCTCTCCATTAACAGGTGGACGATATGTAATAAGTGTGTTATCAAAATATGGGGCTTCATCTAGCCCTCTCTTTATCCAATTTAATATGTCTTCTTTAAATGCAACTCCAACTTCTTTTAAGTTGAGGGAATTATAAATTACCTCGGTATTTTTAATTAAATCCATTAAAATTTCTTGTGCTCTTTGTTTATTCTCTACAATTTGCCCTTGTGTACCTTGATATTTTCTTAATTCATCTATCTCAGGTAAAATTTCATCTCGTAAAACAGTTAATAGCTGATCCGTATTTGTTTTAGTTAGCATAAAGGAAATCCTCCTAAAATTATTTATAAGGGAACATATAGCATTCTCTTAAACTTTTCTAGATTAAACGTCATTATCATAAAAGAGTCACTCTTTCCTAAGGAGTTTGCTCTCTTTGGAAAATAAAAGGACTATGCTTATTTTGGTAAAGAACTGCTAGATGTCTCTTTAATTTCTTTGGTGGAGTGATCTACCCCTTTCCTTTTTAAATTAATAAATATAACTCCTATAAGAACAAAAATAGTCCCTAGGTAGATTTGATTGTTTAAAGCTTCGTCTAGAAAAATGAATCCTACATATAAAGCAATAATTGGAGAAATAAATAGATGTGCAGTTGCCTTTGATATATGCCACTGCTTTAGTAAATAGATATTAATCCAGAAGCCTAATACTGAGCCAACAATGGCCAAGTATAGTAAGGAAAAAAGACTGGAACCAGAAAAAGTACGATTACCATCCTCCAGAATTAGACTCAATATTAGTAAGATTGTGCCCCCACTAAACATAGATAGGGAATTAAAGGTCATAATTGGTAAGGATTTAATTCTCATTTGTACTTGAATAGTAATTAAAGCAGAGCCGAACATTGCGACTAGGATGACTGCCATGGCTATGAGTTCAATTAAATCCCCTTTAATTAGTAATTGATTTCCAAATACAAAAATGATTCCAAATAAAGATAGTATTACACCCATTTTTTGTCCTTTAGAGGCTGGAGTACCTTTAAATAAACGATTAATTAAAAGAGCGAAAACAGAAATACTAGCAGCTAACACAGAAACTAGTCCACTTGGTAAATAAAGTGAA containing:
- the hutH gene encoding histidine ammonia-lyase, with protein sequence MIVLTGNSLTLKEMSNILFNYEKVTASDDSWKRVEESRKAVEQIVKENRVVYGITTGFGKFSDVLINPKDVEALQLNLIHSHACGVGDPFPELVSRAMLVLRANALLKGFSGVRKVVIEQLLKFVNTGIHPVIPQQGSLGASGDLAPLSHLVLPLLGEGEVFYKGNRTNALEAMTTEGIFPITLTAKEGLALINGTQAMTAMGVLTYLEAEKLAYQSEAIAAMTIEGLKGIIDAFDEDVHIVRGYPEQITVAKRMRGLLEGSKLTTKQGEIRVQDAYSLRCIPQVHGATWQTLNYVKEKLEIEMNAATDNPLIFDGGKKVISGGNFHGQPIALAMDFLGIAIAELANISERRIERLVNPQLNDLPPFLSPEPGLQSGAMIMQYCAASLVSENKTLAHPASVDSIPSSANQEDHVSMGTIGSRHAYQIVSNTRRVLAIESICAMQAVEIRGADGMAPATKSVLEEGRKRIPFIEKDRVFSNDIVEAENWMRNAFSIDEIKKFEKGAIVEERV
- the hutP gene encoding hut operon transcriptional regulator HutP, which gives rise to MALKKEHRIGRHATLLVLTDDRSEQEQITNQLNWKSCSGKVGSMESQKVVAAIETAAKQQGIIKDNVYRETHSLYHAIMEALYGITRGQMQLGSVMRTVGLRFAVVRGNPYEDETEGEWLAVAIYGTIGAPIKGLEHETLGLGINHI
- a CDS encoding DUF4256 domain-containing protein, which codes for MTKRNEIIDKKGLSQEQTAELLTVLKDRFEKNMNRHKGIEWAKIQAKLDENTEKIWSLNEMERTGGEPDVVGYDKKKDEYIFFDCSVESPKGRRSVCYDREALESRKKHKPENNAIDMAASMGIELLTEEQYRALQELENFDKKTSSWVQTPTDIRELGGALFCDRRYGHVFVYHNGAESYYAARGFRGSLMV
- the menC gene encoding o-succinylbenzoate synthase, whose translation is MRIKEVILRHLKLDLLHAFTTSFGTEYDRELILIEVISEDGISGWAESVAMLDPLYSEETLKTNWHILEDYLIPILLKNEIRHPDELSEKYFNHIRGNYMAKAALEGAVWDLYARKQHVSLSKALGGNKIEIEVGVSIGIQNSIEQTLDIIESRLEEGYKRFKLKIKPGWDVELIDSVRKVYPNIPLMADANSAYTIRDVKRLAALDDYDLMMIEQPLSYNDIIDHADLQAMLKTPICLDESIHSLEDARKAIKLGSCKIINIKIGRVGGLTQSKKIHDLCQEHGIPLWCGGMLETGIGRAHNIAITSLPNFVLPGDTAASSLYWAEDIIEPEVTVENGIILVPTSPGIGYKPNREKINKYTLHTQTYR
- a CDS encoding GNAT family N-acetyltransferase, producing the protein MMNTQEIEIRSLHTIQELEDVKKLESNIWGEHDSTPTHQTVTVVKNGGIMLGAYCNGKLVGFQYSFPGFNGQSVYLCSHMLGIDKTFRNNGIGEKLKQAQRKEAIKLGYSHITWTYDPLESINAYLNITKLGGTCTTYMENCYGEMDDLLNNGIPSDRFLVEWPVLQRKEKSHQWKETDIEFVQEKSLIQWKVDEKGLPIPSFSLPLPEQEYTKAFIAIPKDFKALKEGNMEAARKWRLVTREIFSKLMKQGWQVTDFIRNSEEEMSVQFYVFSKK
- a CDS encoding amidohydrolase; protein product: MINPIKYIDNHRDFIIKTYRELHSLAEPSWQEKKTSDYLLKSLKEAGLKVRTFQEHYGIVAEIPGRLNSVVALRADMDALLQEVDGELKPNHSCGHDAHSTMVLYTALAISRSGSQPKHTLRFIFQPAEEKGEGALKMIEDGALEDVTYLFGLHLRPHKEVPYGKASPVIVHGAAGTIRGTIKGMQAHASRPEEGINVIEAAALLVQKLQQIYLYLSNETPYSIKMTQLQTENKASNIIPETASFSIDVRAQTNEVMNKLNDYVNEIFEQTKQQTGVAISSCMKEFVPAAVTNKNAIKITESAIARVLGKENIIPVCISHGGEDFHFYTAKNQGVSATMIGLGCGLEPGLHHPQMEFNLEALHYGTKILTRTILLASEE
- a CDS encoding MurR/RpiR family transcriptional regulator, with translation MEQVLFENLVKEKFTQLSAGQKKVATYLIGNLDKATYQTAYQIGREAEVSETTVIRFSYALGFEGFSELQSRIQKQQIQQNKMSIPPREVINRSKEEKDTFTKVIEKEIHILGHLLDPMSVKNIWRTVDTLIEADQILITGHGISHVAAHWFSHALGSIRGNVSLCSLTGEFFEKFSNLTDKSVVVVFSFPRYAKETLKIAECTREQGISLISVTDRLLSPVGRISTITLTTEENVETGMNSIASVISLLDLVIAGIYEKDKKRIQIHQQKLEKLYSNYEVFVE
- a CDS encoding valine--pyruvate transaminase; protein product: MSDLELSKIGQKMMNKVGVRAIMHDIQEVLNSNPSKYINLSAGNPTLLPEVYKMWEDSLRNILNNGELENMVSKYGSSYGTYELIDCIREYFYNNYDVKLERENILITSGSQNLFFLALNSFCGTNDKSDLKRALIPMLPDYAGYSGVALEKNIIGGIPPLISKIDNHTFRYELDKKSFLERAMNNRDIGAMVLSRPNNPCGNVLSEKDILFISNVCSELNIPLLVDSAYAPPFPAINFVDMNPILTDNIVHCMSVSKAGLPGERVGIAIGKPQYIKVMEAFQSNISIHSSRLGQKMVAESLQNGQLPVISVKYIREHYKQKYLTLKKALTIFMPDNIPWFLHCAEGSLFSWLWLENLPLEDREFYNKLKEQNLIVVPGSSFFHDSYDVSTHARECIRISLTATDDDIMRGIEILSNVTKECYKSISISTS
- a CDS encoding DUF6421 family protein, which produces MLTKTNTDQLLTVLRDEILPEIDELRKYQGTQGQIVENKQRAQEILMDLIKNTEVIYNSLNLKEVGVAFKEDILNWIKRGLDEAPYFDNTLITYRPPVNGEVTFFLGPIVTPNGPNKRGFYFEAFLALRDEPEIMESIEKELPHPKNGCESLKILAGTQGFMEEKCIVFFPENVKTKEKVTSQNFAIFFFNKFHDIYNDDTLKRANSIFPKFKFKSKDMDREITYEARVIWGYLHDYYHHCGNKPFDQNIQAKMNFFAGILEEIKVDCQTIITLNERKYPYWEEITEFVLFERLLRYPSQHNASRNFDSGTGFFLFSWLIENGQSIYRDRGHTHLDLPKCIEELKILVSEIEELEIIHNDIEYKDQAEQYVRKHLLPSNNNDKFTIPENYFIYQENQNVNVPYLKFSAGTI
- a CDS encoding DMT family transporter, producing the protein MSSKLFRIHAPLLFGLLCLIGGTTWAFQKTGLEGSLPFWSAGMRFLIASILIAGYLFLNRKLSFSKEVLIISLLNGLMYFAIPFGSVYWASLYLPSGLVSVLAASISVFALLINRLFKGTPASKGQKMGVILSLFGIIFVFGNQLLIKGDLIELIAMAVILVAMFGSALITIQVQMRIKSLPIMTFNSLSMFSGGTILLILSLILEDGNRTFSGSSLFSLLYLAIVGSVLGFWINIYLLKQWHISKATAHLFISPIIALYVGFIFLDEALNNQIYLGTIFVLIGVIFINLKRKGVDHSTKEIKETSSSSLPK